Proteins from one Telopea speciosissima isolate NSW1024214 ecotype Mountain lineage chromosome 1, Tspe_v1, whole genome shotgun sequence genomic window:
- the LOC122649120 gene encoding protein SODIUM POTASSIUM ROOT DEFECTIVE 1-like, with protein MKGIDLFCASPASTAICVSMEKSSVVLQGGRAIDRHNYPLRDARRSTRGLLNPSSSSSSSSHSQSQPPTNSKAYPKNQNQKKTDKKRSAKATNLITPPGSSRYLLGESSFLEVYSDFDPIPAWIPSEPSRPLSLNLDDSPALKPPSSSSSSSITSSSLTLKPSSSSTPSLPSPALIPSSSSTHSRHQVVVLRVSLHCKGCAGKVRKHISRMEGVTSFSIDFATKKVTVIGDVTPLDVLASISRVKNAQFWPSPSPAPVPLLVGSTSGQNRGRTIM; from the exons ATGAAAGGAATTGATCTCTTCTGTGCATCACCAGCCTCAACGGCCATATGTGTGAGCATGGAGAAAAGCTCTGTGGTTCTACAAGGTGGCCGGGCCATCGATCGCCACAATTACCCTCTTAGAGACGCAAGAAGAAGCACCAGAGGTCTTCTTAATccatcatcctcatcctcatcttcctctCACTCTCAATCTCAACCACCCACAAATTCCAAAGCTTACCCTAAAAAtcaaaaccagaagaagacTGATAAGAAACGCTCTGCTAAGGCTACCAACCTCATCACCCCACCTGGTTCCTCCAGATATCTCTTGGGCGAATCCTCTTTCTTGGAAGTTTATTCGGATTTTGACCCAATCCCAGCATGGATTCCTTCTGAACCTTCAAGGCCTCTTTCTCTCAACCTTGATGATTCCCCTGCTTTGaaacctccttcttcttcttcttcctcctcgattacctcttcatctcttacattaaaaccttcttcttcctcaactcCCTCACTTCCATCTCCTGCTTTaataccttcttcttcttcaactcacTCCCGTCACCAG GTTGTGGTTTTGAGGGTGTCATTACACTGCAAGGGCTGTGCAGGGAAAGTGAGGAAACATATCTCTAGAATGGAAG GGGTGACATCTTTCAGCATAGACTTTGcaacaaagaaggtgacagtGATCGGAGATGTGACGCCATTGGATGTCCTCGCGAGTATTTCAAGGGTTAAGAACGCACAATTCTGGCCGTCTCCATCGCCGGCGCCTGTCCCGTTATTGGTTGGCTCGACTTCCGGACAGAATCGAGGAAGAACAATAATGTAG